In Culicoidibacter larvae, a single genomic region encodes these proteins:
- a CDS encoding DUF2812 domain-containing protein, whose amino-acid sequence MKKFRIFVDMKKEEQYLNQMAAQGWGMVKYNMFSVYTFEKITPETRNYRIDYHEFNKRADYYAYLTLFEDSGWKHAGGSRYSGMQFFLPANEQNQELDIFSDAESSKERYKRLYEQASLWGLLMIIYFVLFQTGVLGSINSWYLTPDLWSSYSGMQLVGIVIIQTFFAALRVLPFVVFFGCAIYNLVVAHKVKKLMNE is encoded by the coding sequence GGCAGCGCAGGGCTGGGGGATGGTTAAATACAATATGTTTAGTGTATATACCTTTGAAAAGATTACCCCAGAAACAAGAAACTATCGTATTGATTATCATGAGTTTAATAAGCGTGCTGACTATTATGCTTATCTGACTTTGTTTGAAGATAGTGGCTGGAAGCATGCAGGCGGAAGTCGGTACAGTGGTATGCAGTTCTTCCTGCCGGCAAATGAACAAAATCAAGAGCTGGATATTTTTTCAGATGCTGAATCAAGCAAGGAAAGATATAAACGCTTGTATGAGCAAGCATCGCTCTGGGGCTTGCTAATGATTATTTATTTTGTACTCTTTCAGACAGGCGTATTGGGAAGTATAAATTCATGGTACTTGACTCCAGATTTATGGAGTAGTTATAGTGGTATGCAACTAGTAGGTATAGTTATTATACAAACATTTTTTGCAGCGTTACGAGTGCTACCATTTGTAGTTTTCTTCGGCTGTGCAATTTATAACCTTGTAGTTGCTCATAAGGTAAAGAAATTAATGAATGAATAG
- a CDS encoding GNAT family N-acetyltransferase — translation MRTYFLTSPRLNFSFWQKSDWESALKLWADPQVTHYISNGGMNTAAIQQRLQAEISNQQQFQVQYWPLFSRTNNNFVGCCGLRPYGNKPDCYELGFHLLPQFWGQGLAQEAALAVIDYAFTNLNAIALYAGHHPDNASSAKLLNKLGFTAIGSELYPPTGLQHPLYILDKK, via the coding sequence ATGCGCACCTATTTCCTAACCAGCCCACGCCTCAACTTTTCATTTTGGCAAAAAAGCGACTGGGAATCAGCCCTTAAACTGTGGGCTGATCCCCAAGTAACCCACTACATCAGTAATGGCGGCATGAACACAGCGGCAATACAACAACGCTTACAAGCCGAAATCAGCAACCAACAGCAATTCCAAGTACAATACTGGCCCCTCTTCAGCCGCACTAATAACAACTTCGTTGGCTGCTGTGGCCTGCGCCCTTATGGCAACAAACCCGATTGCTACGAACTCGGGTTCCACCTGCTGCCACAATTTTGGGGCCAAGGCCTCGCCCAAGAAGCGGCACTTGCCGTTATTGACTACGCCTTCACCAATCTCAATGCTATTGCGCTTTATGCCGGCCACCACCCCGATAACGCCTCATCGGCGAAGCTGCTGAACAAACTCGGTTTCACCGCGATTGGCAGCGAACTCTATCCGCCAACCGGCTTACAACATCCACTTTATATTCTTGATAAAAAATAA
- a CDS encoding Nramp family divalent metal transporter, which translates to MKRFNIKTAIGSLKFIGPGLLVTVGFIDPGNWASNIAAGSTYGYALLWTVTLSTIMLIILQHNAAHLGIVTGKCLSEATTAHTPKWIGRPVLSTAVIASIATATAEILGAAIALQMLTGLPLIFGAMLATVAIIFFSFTNSYKKIEKVIMLFVSLIGIAFLFELTLVNIDWPEAIKAWVTPSIPPGSMVIIMSVLGAVVMPHNLFLHSETIQNQKINLESEATIEKRLQYEFADTLVSMIIGWMINSAMILVSVTFFNKGIEVTELAQAEQLLVPLLGNGAAIVFAVALLFAGIASSITAGMAGGSIYAGIFGKSYDAKDKTSRHGILITLLGGLFVIFFIGDPFKGLIISQMLLSIQLPITIFLQIYLTSSAKVMGKHKNSLQMTIALWTIGGIVTMLNIFLLISQFI; encoded by the coding sequence ATGAAAAGATTTAACATCAAAACTGCTATAGGCAGTCTGAAATTTATTGGTCCGGGATTATTGGTAACTGTTGGTTTCATCGATCCCGGCAACTGGGCTTCAAACATAGCTGCCGGTTCGACCTATGGCTATGCGCTTTTGTGGACGGTAACACTCTCAACAATTATGTTAATTATTCTGCAGCACAACGCTGCTCACCTTGGTATTGTAACCGGGAAATGTCTGTCGGAAGCAACAACCGCCCATACCCCAAAATGGATTGGTCGACCGGTTTTATCAACTGCGGTCATCGCATCGATTGCTACTGCAACAGCTGAAATCTTAGGAGCAGCAATCGCTCTACAGATGCTAACCGGCTTGCCGCTCATTTTTGGAGCAATGCTGGCAACTGTTGCTATCATCTTTTTCTCATTCACCAACTCATACAAAAAAATCGAAAAAGTCATTATGTTATTTGTTTCGTTAATCGGTATTGCCTTTCTCTTTGAGTTAACTCTGGTAAATATTGACTGGCCGGAAGCGATAAAAGCTTGGGTTACACCATCTATTCCACCAGGTTCCATGGTCATTATAATGAGTGTACTGGGAGCAGTGGTTATGCCCCATAATTTATTCCTGCACTCGGAAACCATTCAAAATCAAAAAATCAACTTAGAAAGCGAAGCAACAATTGAAAAACGACTGCAATATGAGTTTGCCGACACACTAGTTTCCATGATTATCGGTTGGATGATTAACAGCGCCATGATATTAGTCTCAGTCACCTTCTTTAATAAAGGAATCGAAGTGACTGAACTGGCTCAAGCCGAACAACTGCTTGTTCCTTTGCTTGGCAACGGCGCCGCTATCGTCTTTGCTGTCGCCCTGCTCTTCGCCGGCATTGCTTCAAGCATCACTGCCGGTATGGCTGGTGGCAGCATCTATGCCGGCATCTTTGGCAAATCATATGATGCTAAAGACAAAACTTCACGCCATGGCATCCTGATTACCCTGCTCGGCGGCCTCTTCGTGATCTTCTTTATCGGCGACCCCTTCAAAGGACTGATTATCTCGCAAATGCTGCTTAGCATTCAATTACCAATTACCATCTTCCTTCAAATTTACCTCACCTCATCCGCTAAAGTCATGGGCAAACATAAAAACTCACTCCAAATGACCATTGCCCTCTGGACCATTGGCGGCATCGTCACCATGCTCAACATCTTCCTGCTTATCTCACAATTCATATAG